Part of the Pseudomonas sp. ADAK13 genome is shown below.
TGGCGAGCATGGCGGGAAGGTCATGGGCGTGATCGGCGGTGAGGTCTACTTCGTGCACCTTGGCCTTGCGCGATTCGGCAGCCTCGCGCGGTACTTCGTAGGAAGGCGTGGCCATCACCAGGCTGCGGGTTTCGCTGGTAAACGCCAGCACCGCGTAACGCAACGCGGCCATGGAGCCGGCGAACACCGCCACCTGCTCCTCCAGAATGCCCTGCTGTTTGGCAAACTGTTCGACCAGCGCGTACATGTCCGGGTAAGGATAGCGCCCCGAGGCGGCAATGCCGCGCTGCATCGCCTGCCGCGCAGCCGGCGAGGGGCCGTAGGGGCTTTCGTTGTAGTTGAGCAGCGCCTCGGGCGCCGCCACAGCCGGACTCGCTTCAGCCCACTCCAGGCGCCCCAGCAAGGGCAAGGCCGCGCCCAGTGCGATCAGGGAACGACGACTCACGTTGACCATGAAGACCTCTCCTTGTCGGCTCGCAGCGTCAGGTGCGGGATTCGCCCCCGTTCCTGCCATTGGGTATGACGAGGAAAGCACCCGCTGATTTACCCGGCCAACAAAAAGCCCCGCGCTTCAGACCGAAGGCGGGGCTTTTGCGTTTCTACCTACTTGGAATGAAAACGCCGGTTCAATGCGATCCGCTTGGCCTCCACTTCCCGCAGGTGTTTGCGGTGACGGCGCCACAGCACCAGCACGATGATCAGTACCAACACCACAAAACCACCGCCCCACAACAGATACGGCATGGCAGTGATCAACAAGGGCACATCCCCACCGCGACGCAGGCTGGTGACTTCTTCGGAACTGACGCTCAGCGCCGGGTTGCCGAAGGTGTGCAGGCTGTAGTTGGCAATGGCGGCGATTTGCGCGTCGTTCAGGTCGCCGCCCAGGGCCGGCATGCTCACGGCACCATCGGCCCCTTTACGGTCGATGCCCGCGATGATCGCCATCACCAGGTTGTTGGCCTGGTTGCCGTTGAGCGCGGTGTTGAGGCTCAGGGACGGGTAAAACTTGTCGGCACTGCCCTGGCCATCGCGGCCATGGCAACTGGAACAGGCCGAGTTGTAGAGGCGTGCGCCATTCAGGCCGGTGGCATCGGCCAGTGAGGCCTGGTCGCCCTGGCCGGTTTCCAGGGTGCTCATGTCCACGGGTGTGACCTTGCGCACGACGCGCTCGGTCTGCCCGGGGTCGCGGATCGGCGGCACGCTGTGCAGGTAGGCGGCCATGGCGTGCAGGTCGCTGTCGCTGAGGTAGCGGAAGCTGTTTTCCACGGCTTCGGCCATGCCGCCTGCCGCCTGGGCCTTGTCGGCGAGGTGACCGTTTTTCAGGAAGTTGACCAGGTCGTCGTCGCTCCAGTCCCCCAGGCCACTGACCTTGTCGGAGGTGATGTTGGGCGCGACCCATCCCCCCAGTTTCGCACCGGCCAGGTACTGGCTGTTGTCCTCGGCCATCAACGCATTACGCGGGGTGTGGCAGGCGCCGCAGTGGGCCAGGTTGTCCACCAGGTACTGGCCACGGCTGACCTGTTCGGTGGCGCCGGGCTTGGGTACAAAGCCCTGGCTGTCGAGGAACACCAGGTTCCAGCCGAACATCAGTTGGCGGATGTTGAACGGGAACGCCAGGTGGGTTTCCGGCACCGGTTGGTCCACGGCTTTGACGCCCTGTTGCAGGTACACGTACAAGGCGTGGATGTCGTCATCGCTCATGCCCTGGTACGAGGTGTAAGGCATTGCCGGGTACAAGTGCTGGCCCTTGGCGTTGATGCCTTTGCGCAAGGCGTCCGCCAGTTGCTGCTCGGTGTAGTCGCCGATGCCGTAGGCCTTAGACGGGGTGATGTTGCTGGAGATGATCTTGCCCATGGGCGAGTCGATCACATACCCGCCGGCCAGCGGCGCGCCGCCGTTTTCAGCCGTGCGGTGGCAGGCTTCGCAGTCGCCGGCACGGGCCACATAGGCGCCTTTCTGGATCAGCGCGGCGGTGTCTTCAGCGGCAAACGCCGGCAACGCGGTGAGCAGCAAGGCCAGCAACGGAAATTTAAGCAATCCCATGACCTAGACCTCCCGCGCAATGATGTCGGCCATACGGATACTCAGCGCCACGCCCGCCAGGGTCGGGTTGATGGTGCCGGACGCCGGGATCACCCCGGTGGTGGCGAGGAACAGGTTGGCGTGGTCGTGGGTGCGGCACTCGTGGTTGACCACCGAGTCCTTGGGGTTGGCGCCCATGATCACGGTGCCCATCAGGTGGTCGCGGTTCTGGTAGCCGGTGTTGTCTTCCACCACCGTGCCGCCCATCAGTTGCACGAAGTGCGCATAATCTTCGGTGACGCCGGCCTTGGCCGCCTTCACGTAATCGCCCACCTCGTAGTTGACCACCAGCATCGGGATGCCCAGGGCGTCCTTGCGGGTGCGGCTTGGGCGCACGGTGTTGGTCTGCAACGGCAGGGTTTCATACACGGTGGACACGTCGACCCAGCGCGCCGCGTCGTGGCGGATGCGCTCGTCCAGCTCCTTGCCGTACACGCCCTGGGCGATCAGCCGTTTGGCCACGGCAATGTTCGGCACGTTGTTGGAGATCGAGTGTTTGACCGAAGCACGCTCCTTGCGGAACTCACCGTCGCGACGATTGAAAATCCCGCCCTGTTGCACCGCCCCGCGCCCCGGCCACAACGGCTCGTCGGCGATAAATTGCAGGCCCTGGCCGGTGTGGTCCATCAGGTTGCGACCGACCTGGTCGGAGGAGTTGGCGACCTCGGAAATCAGCAACAGCTTGGGGGTTTCCAGGCCATGGGCGGCGACGATGAAGTACTTGGCCGTGAGCCGCACATCGGCGCCGGTGGAGCTGCGGTAATGGATCGCGACGATCTTGTCGTCGGCGCCTTTTTCCAGCTTGTAAGCGGTGGCGTCGGTGATCAGCTTGGCGCCGGCCTGTTCAGCGTGGCGGGCATGCACGTCGCCGCTGTACATCGCCCCGATGGGGCAGACCGGCATGCAGTTGTTGTTGCCGCTGCACGCCGGGCGCCCGTCGTAGGGTTCGGTGGCGCGGCCGTTGGGCTCATGGATAAAGTGATACCCCGCCGGGGCCATGCGTTCGCGCAGGCGCTGGAACAGGTAGGTGTCGCCTTCCGGCGCCATCGGATAGGGGCTTGAGCGCGGCGGGAACGCGCCGCCGCCCTGCCCGCTCTGGTCCTGGGTGTCACTGCCGCACACGCCCAGGGCAATTTCTGCGCGCACGTAATAGGGTTCCAGCTCGCTGTATTCCAGCGGCCAGTCGCGACCTACGCCGTACAGGGTCTTGAGCTTCATATCGTTGGGCAAGTAACGCCAGCACGCCGCCGCCCAGTGCCAGGTGGTGCCGCCCACCAGTTTCAACATGCCGGGGCGGAACTCGAAAGAACCGGTGTTCTCAATGTATTGCTCATCATAAGAATGATGGGCCCACGGCTCATTCGGATACGGCGAGTTGTAATTGCCTTTGTTCGACGAATTACGGAAGTTCTCGACTATCTTCCAGCGGGGAATATGTTCACCCGCTTCCAGAATAATCACCGACTTGCCGTGTTTGGCCAATTCAAATGCTGCGTTACTGCCTAATGCGCCGGAGCCAACCACAATGACATCGGCGTCAAAATCCTGATTCATAAAAGTGCCTTGTCTTAGTCGTTGGCCAGCGTGGCCGGAGGATTAACCCAGTAATTGGTTTTTCCCCGGGAGTACGTCGGGATCACCGTGGCGTCTGCGGTTGGCGCGTAGGCCAGGGCGCCGGTGAAGGTCACCAGCCGCGTGCCGTCGGTGGCGCGCAGGGACACCGGGGTGCCGGTGTAACCCAGGTACCAGGCCGAAACGATTTTCTGCGTCGTGTCCTTGACCACCGGGTCGCGGTAGAACGGGCTGCCGGACAACTGGCTGACGCTGCGCAGGTGATGCTGGCCGACCTTGCTCCACAAGGCTTTGATCTTCTCGGGGAATGCAGGGTCGTTCTGGGTGCACTGGGCCAGGATGCGCAAGGACAAGGCGGCATCCAGGCTCGGGCGTTCGAGGAGGAACATCGACAATTGGCGGAAGGATTCAATGTCATCGCTGGCGGCGCTGCTGACGTCCTGCGCCAGCGCGGCACCGGCCCACAGCGGGGCAAACAGGCCGGCGCCGGTCAAGGCTGCGCCTGAATAAAGAAGTTTTCTTCGGGTTATCACGGGGTATCTCCTCATGAGTCGAACAACAATCGGCGCAGAGGCCAAGTTCGACTTCACTGCAAAAGGCTGAGTACTTCGTTCACGGAGGTTGAACGGACTTTAAGAGCCCTTTTTATAACTGCCAGGAGAACGTCAAGCTGTCGTGCAGCTTGTTAATTATGGATATAAGCAATAGCGCGACCGTCTATAACAGCCGCTTAAACACCGTACAGCAATTTATCCCGTAATAACATGAAACATCCCCCGGGGTAATGACTCAGTCGGGCAGGTAATCCGTGAGGGGGTACTTCGCGCATAAGGTTCGGGCCTGTAAACGCAGGGATTCCTGCGCGACGGGATCGAGGGTGTATTTGTGCTCGTTGAGGGGCGTGACGGCGTCGAGTACCCGGCCAACCAGCTCGACTACCTGGCGGCATCC
Proteins encoded:
- a CDS encoding GMC family oxidoreductase, encoding MNQDFDADVIVVGSGALGSNAAFELAKHGKSVIILEAGEHIPRWKIVENFRNSSNKGNYNSPYPNEPWAHHSYDEQYIENTGSFEFRPGMLKLVGGTTWHWAAACWRYLPNDMKLKTLYGVGRDWPLEYSELEPYYVRAEIALGVCGSDTQDQSGQGGGAFPPRSSPYPMAPEGDTYLFQRLRERMAPAGYHFIHEPNGRATEPYDGRPACSGNNNCMPVCPIGAMYSGDVHARHAEQAGAKLITDATAYKLEKGADDKIVAIHYRSSTGADVRLTAKYFIVAAHGLETPKLLLISEVANSSDQVGRNLMDHTGQGLQFIADEPLWPGRGAVQQGGIFNRRDGEFRKERASVKHSISNNVPNIAVAKRLIAQGVYGKELDERIRHDAARWVDVSTVYETLPLQTNTVRPSRTRKDALGIPMLVVNYEVGDYVKAAKAGVTEDYAHFVQLMGGTVVEDNTGYQNRDHLMGTVIMGANPKDSVVNHECRTHDHANLFLATTGVIPASGTINPTLAGVALSIRMADIIAREV
- a CDS encoding sugar dehydrogenase complex small subunit, producing MITRRKLLYSGAALTGAGLFAPLWAGAALAQDVSSAASDDIESFRQLSMFLLERPSLDAALSLRILAQCTQNDPAFPEKIKALWSKVGQHHLRSVSQLSGSPFYRDPVVKDTTQKIVSAWYLGYTGTPVSLRATDGTRLVTFTGALAYAPTADATVIPTYSRGKTNYWVNPPATLAND
- a CDS encoding c-type cytochrome; this encodes MGLLKFPLLALLLTALPAFAAEDTAALIQKGAYVARAGDCEACHRTAENGGAPLAGGYVIDSPMGKIISSNITPSKAYGIGDYTEQQLADALRKGINAKGQHLYPAMPYTSYQGMSDDDIHALYVYLQQGVKAVDQPVPETHLAFPFNIRQLMFGWNLVFLDSQGFVPKPGATEQVSRGQYLVDNLAHCGACHTPRNALMAEDNSQYLAGAKLGGWVAPNITSDKVSGLGDWSDDDLVNFLKNGHLADKAQAAGGMAEAVENSFRYLSDSDLHAMAAYLHSVPPIRDPGQTERVVRKVTPVDMSTLETGQGDQASLADATGLNGARLYNSACSSCHGRDGQGSADKFYPSLSLNTALNGNQANNLVMAIIAGIDRKGADGAVSMPALGGDLNDAQIAAIANYSLHTFGNPALSVSSEEVTSLRRGGDVPLLITAMPYLLWGGGFVVLVLIIVLVLWRRHRKHLREVEAKRIALNRRFHSK